Proteins encoded within one genomic window of Pigmentiphaga sp. H8:
- the sigJ gene encoding RNA polymerase sigma factor SigJ — MMAGDGTEAFEARRRFLFGLAYRMLGTRADAEDAVQETFIKWMQADRGAIANPAAWLTSICTNLCVDMLRAAHRTRVDYVGSWLPEPIHTREDDTPESRLELASSLTTAFLLVLERLTPKERAAYLLHEIFDTPYPDIAATLGMQESACRKLVSRAREAIESSKVRHTTPAERQEQLLSAFQDAINGHGTGPLAALLSDDVRFSSDGGGKAITLQQELMGKVSVIRFVERGLIRFWQGMDWIVADISGARGVLLRENGVVIGALTFAYGENGAVSNIYLMRNPDKLACLQGP, encoded by the coding sequence ATGATGGCGGGAGATGGGACGGAGGCCTTCGAGGCGCGGCGGCGGTTCCTGTTCGGGCTGGCCTACCGCATGCTGGGCACGCGGGCCGATGCCGAGGATGCCGTGCAAGAAACCTTCATCAAGTGGATGCAGGCGGATCGCGGCGCGATCGCGAATCCGGCGGCGTGGCTGACCAGCATCTGCACCAACCTGTGCGTGGACATGCTGCGCGCCGCGCACCGCACGCGGGTGGACTACGTGGGTTCGTGGCTGCCGGAACCCATCCATACCCGCGAGGACGACACGCCGGAGTCGCGGCTGGAACTGGCCTCGTCGCTGACCACGGCCTTCCTGCTGGTGCTGGAACGGCTCACGCCCAAGGAGCGCGCGGCGTACCTGCTGCACGAGATATTCGACACGCCCTACCCCGACATCGCCGCCACGCTGGGCATGCAGGAAAGCGCCTGCCGCAAGCTGGTCTCGCGGGCGCGCGAGGCCATCGAGTCCAGCAAGGTCCGGCACACCACGCCGGCCGAACGCCAGGAGCAGTTGCTGTCGGCGTTCCAGGACGCCATCAACGGCCATGGCACGGGGCCGCTGGCGGCGCTGCTGTCGGACGACGTCCGCTTCTCGTCGGACGGCGGCGGCAAGGCCATCACGCTGCAGCAGGAACTGATGGGCAAGGTGTCGGTGATACGCTTCGTCGAACGCGGCCTGATACGGTTCTGGCAGGGCATGGACTGGATCGTGGCCGACATCAGCGGCGCCAGGGGCGTGCTGCTGCGCGAGAACGGCGTGGTCATCGGCGCGCTGACCTTCGCCTATGGAGAGAACGGCGCGGTATCGAACATCTACCTGATGCGCAACCCGGACAAGCTCGCTTGCCTCCAGGGCCCGTGA
- a CDS encoding carboxymuconolactone decarboxylase family protein, whose protein sequence is MSNASPVNTAARLPSVYQAFAAAQAQIREQGLDPLLHHLVVLRASQINQCAFCVKMHIREAREDGETSERLDRLVVWEHVSDFTEREKAALAWTEALTVLDRKADYAPLRARLREHFSDQEIAVLTSTIAMINLWNRLQVSMH, encoded by the coding sequence ATGAGCAACGCCTCGCCCGTCAATACCGCCGCCCGGCTTCCGTCCGTCTACCAGGCTTTCGCCGCCGCGCAGGCGCAGATCCGCGAACAGGGCCTGGATCCCCTGCTGCACCACCTCGTCGTCCTGCGCGCCTCGCAGATCAACCAATGCGCGTTCTGCGTGAAAATGCACATCCGGGAAGCCCGGGAGGACGGCGAGACCAGCGAGCGCCTGGACCGCCTGGTCGTCTGGGAGCACGTCAGCGACTTCACCGAGCGCGAGAAAGCCGCCCTGGCCTGGACGGAGGCCCTGACCGTGCTCGACCGCAAGGCCGACTACGCCCCGCTGCGCGCCCGGCTGCGGGAACACTTCTCGGACCAGGAAATCGCCGTGCTGACCAGCACGATCGCGATGATCAACCTCTGGAACCGGCTCCAGGTGTCGATGCACTGA
- a CDS encoding aldehyde dehydrogenase, which produces MSQSMQAGFPIREQVTSFIEGRYTRLAGHELPVVFPGDARRISTLVEAPADEVDAAVRSARAAFEDGRWRRQPVEARQAVMRKVADLVDQHRDELAYLECMNSGIPMRHLQKGQIPRTAYNFRFFAEFLGQHAEKLHGQTDGYLTLVLREPVGVAALIGPWNAPLALTSMKIAGAIAFGNSCVCKPSEVTPLAVARFMELLVEAGVPPGVVNLVNGRGGVTGEALVAHPQVDLVSFTGGTQTARRISASAGEGLKPLSLELGGKSANIIFESADLDRAVDAALVGIFSNNGQQCLAGSRILVQRTVLERFVEAFAQRARKLRIGSPLDPATEIGPLAFQAHRQRVAGYVDIARADGAQLLCGGAPVEALEPGFYFQPTAVLARDNTARVCREEIFGPFATIVPFDTQDEAYAIANDSEFGLVSYVWSDHQPTVMRALSEIRAGMVWINTPMTRDLRAPFGGIKASGYGREGGESSMKFYTFEKTVMLPTVPPSIPRMGI; this is translated from the coding sequence ATGAGCCAATCCATGCAAGCGGGATTCCCTATCCGCGAACAGGTAACGAGTTTCATCGAGGGGCGCTACACGCGCTTGGCCGGGCACGAACTGCCGGTAGTCTTCCCCGGCGACGCGCGGCGCATATCGACCCTGGTCGAGGCGCCGGCGGACGAGGTCGACGCGGCGGTGCGGTCCGCCCGGGCCGCTTTCGAAGACGGACGCTGGCGCAGGCAGCCGGTCGAGGCCCGGCAGGCCGTGATGCGCAAGGTGGCCGACCTGGTCGACCAGCACCGCGACGAACTGGCCTACCTGGAATGCATGAATTCCGGCATTCCCATGCGCCATCTGCAAAAGGGGCAGATTCCCCGCACCGCCTACAACTTCCGTTTCTTCGCGGAGTTCCTGGGCCAGCATGCCGAGAAGCTGCATGGCCAGACGGACGGGTACCTGACCCTGGTGCTGCGCGAGCCGGTGGGCGTCGCGGCGCTGATCGGCCCGTGGAACGCGCCGCTGGCCCTGACGTCGATGAAGATCGCCGGCGCCATCGCGTTCGGCAACAGCTGCGTCTGCAAGCCGTCCGAGGTCACGCCGCTGGCGGTCGCGCGCTTCATGGAATTGCTGGTGGAAGCGGGCGTGCCGCCGGGCGTCGTCAACCTGGTCAACGGCCGGGGCGGCGTCACGGGCGAAGCGCTGGTGGCGCACCCGCAGGTGGACCTGGTGTCCTTCACGGGCGGCACGCAGACGGCGCGGCGGATCTCGGCCAGCGCCGGCGAAGGGCTCAAGCCCCTGTCGCTGGAGCTGGGCGGCAAGTCGGCCAACATCATCTTCGAATCGGCCGACCTGGACCGCGCGGTGGACGCGGCGCTGGTCGGCATCTTCTCGAACAACGGCCAGCAGTGCCTGGCGGGCTCGCGCATCCTGGTGCAGCGTACGGTGCTGGAGCGCTTCGTCGAGGCCTTCGCGCAGCGTGCCCGGAAACTGCGCATAGGCAGCCCGCTGGACCCGGCCACCGAGATCGGTCCCCTGGCGTTCCAGGCGCATCGGCAGCGGGTGGCCGGCTACGTGGACATCGCCCGTGCCGACGGCGCGCAACTGCTGTGCGGCGGCGCGCCGGTCGAGGCGCTGGAGCCGGGCTTTTATTTCCAGCCGACGGCGGTGCTGGCGCGGGACAACACCGCGCGCGTCTGCCGCGAAGAAATCTTCGGCCCCTTCGCGACCATCGTGCCGTTCGATACGCAGGACGAGGCCTACGCCATCGCCAACGACAGCGAGTTCGGCCTGGTGTCCTATGTGTGGAGCGACCATCAACCCACGGTGATGCGCGCGCTGTCGGAGATCCGGGCCGGCATGGTGTGGATCAATACGCCCATGACGCGCGACCTGCGCGCGCCTTTCGGCGGCATCAAGGCCTCGGGCTACGGCCGCGAGGGCGGCGAGTCCAGCATGAAGTTCTATACCTTCGAAAAGACGGTCATGCTGCCCACGGTGCCGCCATCGATCCCTCGCATGGGTATATAA
- a CDS encoding tripartite tricarboxylate transporter substrate binding protein — protein MRHHSTGEHRAHPRALNICRRAFLALGLAAASFTVHAQTYPDRPIKLIVPFSPGGSTDVIGRLVASALAEQVGQSVIVDNKGGAGSILGTDLGAKAPADGYTLVITNGAAITTGPLLGQKIPYDPFRDFTHIMLLGTFPNGLIVRTSHPAKNFKEFVELARQAGGKYNYGSAGVGSAGFLTGEMLKQKARLDMTHVPYKGTGPAMNDLLGGQLDAIFNNMSVASTQAKAGNVRILAVSGPKRVAAFPDVPTMDEIVPGTVGEAWFGVSAPAGTPAAVVDRLQAALGKVMANAEIRTKLSDLGLTPVGAPQAEFVKFLHDEDRKWAPIIKAANIKLD, from the coding sequence ATGCGCCATCATAGTACAGGGGAACACCGCGCCCACCCCCGCGCGCTGAATATCTGCCGCCGTGCATTCCTGGCCCTGGGCCTGGCTGCGGCCTCGTTCACGGTCCATGCGCAAACCTACCCGGACCGCCCCATCAAGCTGATCGTGCCGTTCAGTCCGGGCGGCTCGACCGACGTCATCGGCCGCCTCGTCGCCAGCGCGCTGGCCGAGCAGGTCGGCCAGTCCGTCATCGTCGACAACAAGGGCGGCGCGGGCTCCATCCTCGGCACCGACCTCGGCGCCAAGGCGCCCGCCGACGGTTACACGCTGGTCATCACCAACGGCGCGGCCATCACCACCGGGCCGCTGCTCGGCCAGAAGATCCCCTACGATCCGTTCCGCGACTTCACGCACATCATGCTGCTGGGCACCTTTCCCAACGGTCTCATCGTGCGCACCAGCCATCCGGCGAAGAACTTCAAGGAATTCGTCGAACTGGCCCGCCAGGCCGGCGGCAAGTACAACTACGGTTCGGCGGGCGTAGGCTCGGCCGGCTTCCTGACCGGCGAAATGCTCAAGCAAAAGGCCCGCCTGGACATGACCCACGTACCCTACAAGGGCACCGGGCCGGCCATGAACGACCTGCTGGGCGGACAGCTCGACGCCATCTTCAACAACATGTCGGTCGCCTCGACCCAGGCCAAGGCGGGCAACGTGCGCATCCTGGCGGTCAGCGGACCCAAGCGCGTCGCCGCCTTCCCGGACGTGCCCACCATGGACGAAATCGTGCCGGGCACGGTGGGCGAGGCCTGGTTCGGCGTCTCGGCGCCCGCCGGCACGCCCGCCGCCGTCGTCGACCGGCTGCAGGCCGCGCTGGGCAAGGTCATGGCCAACGCCGAGATCCGCACCAAGCTGTCCGACCTGGGGCTTACTCCCGTCGGCGCCCCGCAGGCCGAGTTCGTGAAATTCCTGCACGACGAAGACCGCAAATGGGCGCCCATCATCAAGGCCGCCAACATCAAGCTGGATTGA
- a CDS encoding 3-isopropylmalate dehydratase gives MSGTTHRVWKLGQDIDTDLLAPGYVMKHGIDVIASHCLESVRPEFAAAVRPGDVVAAGPGFGIGSSREQAAAALVRLGVAAVIAPSYGGLFFRNAFNVGLMLLTCPQAESLDEAAQIEIRFHETPQVATRDGRVLECEAIPDFLVDMARSGGLLNQLRRRLAGNGPDTSSTGHRS, from the coding sequence ATGAGCGGGACCACGCATCGTGTCTGGAAGCTGGGACAGGACATCGATACCGACCTGCTGGCGCCCGGCTACGTCATGAAGCACGGTATCGACGTCATCGCCAGTCATTGCCTGGAGTCGGTCCGGCCCGAGTTCGCCGCCGCCGTGAGGCCGGGCGACGTCGTGGCGGCGGGGCCGGGCTTCGGCATCGGTTCCTCGCGCGAGCAGGCCGCGGCGGCGCTGGTGCGCCTGGGCGTGGCGGCGGTGATCGCGCCGTCCTATGGCGGCCTGTTCTTCCGCAATGCCTTCAACGTCGGGCTGATGCTGTTGACCTGCCCGCAGGCGGAGTCGCTGGACGAGGCCGCGCAGATCGAGATCCGGTTCCATGAGACGCCGCAGGTGGCGACCCGGGACGGCCGGGTGCTCGAATGCGAGGCCATCCCGGATTTCCTGGTCGACATGGCCCGCAGCGGCGGCCTGCTGAACCAGTTGCGCAGGCGCCTGGCCGGGAACGGTCCCGACACTTCTTCCACCGGACATCGATCGTGA
- a CDS encoding cysteine hydrolase family protein: MTNASFPADPARTALLIVDLQNDFLAPDGAYARGGAVSAAAAVLPPRVAAAARALKAAGGMVVASQFTLWPDGRGEPMIAPHLAALRPFLRKGDFAPGSRGQANVAELDGLVDVSVCKVAYSAFFNTQLDWVLRHAGIDTVAVCGIVTNGGVASTVRDAHMREYHVAVLADGCAAFREEVHATALADMAGIADVIDCRSFERGLAA; the protein is encoded by the coding sequence ATGACGAACGCATCCTTTCCCGCCGACCCGGCGCGCACCGCGCTGCTGATCGTCGACCTGCAGAACGACTTCCTCGCGCCCGACGGCGCCTATGCGAGGGGCGGGGCCGTCAGCGCCGCCGCGGCCGTACTGCCGCCGCGCGTGGCGGCAGCGGCGCGCGCGCTGAAGGCGGCCGGCGGCATGGTGGTCGCCAGCCAGTTCACGTTGTGGCCCGACGGCCGCGGCGAGCCGATGATCGCCCCGCACCTGGCGGCGCTGCGGCCGTTCCTGCGCAAGGGCGACTTCGCGCCGGGCAGCCGCGGGCAGGCCAATGTCGCCGAACTGGATGGCCTGGTGGACGTGTCGGTCTGCAAGGTGGCGTACTCCGCCTTCTTCAATACGCAGTTGGACTGGGTGCTGCGCCACGCGGGCATCGATACGGTGGCCGTGTGCGGCATCGTCACCAACGGCGGCGTGGCGAGCACGGTCCGCGACGCCCACATGCGCGAGTACCACGTCGCCGTGCTGGCGGACGGTTGCGCCGCCTTTCGCGAGGAAGTGCACGCCACGGCGCTGGCCGACATGGCGGGCATCGCCGACGTGATCGATTGCCGCAGCTTCGAGCGCGGCCTGGCCGCCTGA
- a CDS encoding oxaloacetate decarboxylase: MSHDLRTRLARPGIVLAPGVYDAFSALIAEQAGFEALYLSGASIAYTRLGRSDVGLTTYTEVADTLARITERVSLPVIVDADTGFGNALNAMRTVRGLERAGAAMIQLEDQTFPKRCGHLDGKSVVPAAEMAGKLKAALDARVSSSTLILARTDAVAVEGLEAALDRAERYLETGVDALFIEALRTPEQMDAACRRFKGRAPLLANMVEGGKTPIQSAAELERHGFGIAIFPGGTARAVAHVLQGYYGSLREHGTTAPWRDRMLDFDELNALIGTPELMRLGSSYST; the protein is encoded by the coding sequence ATGTCCCACGATTTGCGTACCCGTCTGGCCCGTCCCGGCATCGTGCTCGCCCCGGGCGTCTACGACGCCTTCAGCGCCCTGATCGCCGAACAGGCGGGCTTCGAGGCGCTGTACCTGTCCGGCGCATCCATCGCCTATACCCGCCTCGGGCGCTCGGACGTCGGCCTGACCACCTATACCGAAGTTGCCGATACCCTGGCGCGCATCACCGAGCGGGTATCGCTGCCCGTGATCGTCGATGCGGACACCGGGTTTGGCAACGCGTTGAACGCGATGCGCACGGTGCGCGGCCTGGAACGCGCCGGCGCCGCGATGATCCAGCTCGAGGACCAGACCTTCCCCAAGCGCTGCGGCCACCTGGACGGCAAGTCCGTGGTGCCGGCCGCCGAGATGGCCGGCAAGCTCAAGGCCGCGCTGGACGCGCGGGTGTCCTCGTCCACCCTGATCCTGGCGCGTACCGATGCGGTCGCCGTCGAAGGACTGGAGGCGGCCCTGGACCGGGCCGAACGATACCTGGAGACCGGAGTGGACGCGCTGTTCATCGAGGCCCTGAGGACTCCGGAGCAGATGGACGCCGCCTGCCGCCGCTTCAAGGGCCGGGCGCCGCTGCTGGCCAACATGGTGGAGGGCGGCAAGACCCCCATCCAGAGCGCGGCGGAACTGGAGCGGCACGGCTTCGGCATCGCGATCTTCCCGGGCGGCACCGCGCGCGCGGTGGCCCACGTGCTGCAGGGCTACTACGGCAGCCTGCGCGAGCACGGCACGACAGCCCCCTGGCGCGACCGCATGCTGGATTTCGACGAATTGAACGCGCTGATCGGCACGCCGGAACTGATGCGGCTGGGAAGTTCGTATTCCACCTGA
- a CDS encoding 3-isopropylmalate dehydratase large subunit, whose translation MITPPDERRTLAQKLIARASGRASVRVGEIVTCKVDLAMFHDSSGPRRLKPMLEELGASIWDKSRVVLVMDHYVPERDEDSRRIVRIAREWAREQDLPHVYDSQGICHVVVPQGGHILPGMFCVGGDSHSPTGGAFGAYMFGIGSTEMLGVVVTGEIWLRVPDTLRMHWSGTLSEGVTAKDMMLHMLGRFGMNGGAYQAVEFCGPAVRALGMQERMTLSNMSAELGAQAGLIAPDDVTAEWLAATGAKVPDLSGWHTDEGAACTRYDFDAGALSPMVAAPHSPANSRPVDDYRGVPVHVAYVGACTGAKLDDLRAAASVLRGHRVAPGVRLIVAPASLRDQDAARDEGVLQVLMDAGAELFPTSCGACSGYGSPMGDDVTVISTTARNFKGRMGSPTAQVYLGSPYTVAASALRGVISDPREVLA comes from the coding sequence TTGATTACACCGCCGGATGAACGCCGGACGCTGGCGCAGAAGCTGATCGCGCGCGCGTCGGGACGCGCCAGCGTGCGCGTGGGCGAGATCGTGACCTGCAAGGTCGATCTCGCGATGTTCCATGACTCCTCGGGACCGAGGCGGCTCAAGCCCATGCTGGAAGAGCTGGGCGCGAGCATCTGGGACAAGTCGCGCGTGGTGCTGGTCATGGACCACTACGTGCCCGAGCGCGACGAGGATTCCCGCAGGATCGTCCGCATTGCGCGCGAATGGGCGCGCGAGCAGGATCTGCCGCACGTCTACGACAGCCAGGGCATCTGCCACGTCGTGGTGCCGCAGGGCGGGCATATCCTGCCCGGCATGTTCTGCGTGGGCGGGGATTCGCATTCGCCCACGGGCGGCGCGTTCGGCGCCTACATGTTCGGCATCGGCTCGACCGAGATGCTGGGCGTGGTCGTGACGGGCGAGATCTGGCTGCGCGTGCCGGACACCCTGCGCATGCACTGGTCCGGCACCTTGTCCGAGGGCGTCACCGCCAAGGACATGATGCTGCACATGCTGGGCCGCTTCGGCATGAACGGCGGCGCCTACCAGGCCGTGGAGTTCTGCGGGCCGGCGGTGCGGGCGCTGGGCATGCAGGAACGCATGACGCTGTCGAACATGAGCGCCGAGCTGGGCGCCCAGGCCGGCCTGATCGCGCCCGACGACGTCACGGCCGAATGGCTGGCCGCCACCGGCGCCAAGGTGCCCGACCTGAGCGGATGGCATACGGACGAAGGGGCCGCCTGCACCCGGTACGACTTCGATGCCGGCGCGCTGTCGCCCATGGTGGCCGCGCCGCACAGCCCCGCCAATTCGCGGCCGGTGGACGACTATCGCGGCGTGCCGGTCCACGTGGCCTATGTCGGCGCCTGCACGGGCGCCAAGCTCGACGACCTGCGCGCCGCCGCGTCGGTGCTGCGGGGGCACCGGGTGGCGCCGGGGGTGCGGCTGATCGTCGCGCCGGCCAGCCTGCGCGACCAGGACGCCGCGCGCGACGAAGGCGTGCTGCAGGTATTGATGGACGCCGGCGCCGAACTCTTTCCGACCTCCTGCGGCGCCTGCTCCGGCTACGGCAGTCCCATGGGGGACGACGTCACGGTCATCTCGACCACCGCGCGCAACTTCAAGGGCCGCATGGGCTCGCCCACCGCCCAGGTCTACCTGGGTTCGCCCTATACCGTGGCCGCCTCGGCATTGCGCGGCGTCATCAGCGATCCCAGGGAGGTGCTGGCATGA
- a CDS encoding GntR family transcriptional regulator, whose amino-acid sequence MQQTLPLPKYHSVYLVLKERLRDGLYDQRVPGELELMEEFAVSRATVRKALENLTQEGLIERSAGRGTRRLQPPGQAGQQASPAHRMAGLLDNIIAASLDTTVKVIEHEYVPATGPVAQMLQIEPRSQVLRAVRVRSTKAGPVSFITTWVPREFAHNLGRRQLGRKAMLVLIEESGVEIGRARQSISARQADANVAALLGLPLGAALLSVSRVVYDVKDRPVLWLQGLYCPDRYEYEMELSRVGNIDAKVWVSKDFNAYMR is encoded by the coding sequence ATGCAGCAAACCTTGCCCCTGCCGAAGTACCACAGCGTATACCTGGTGTTGAAAGAAAGGCTGCGCGATGGCCTGTACGACCAGCGCGTGCCCGGCGAACTGGAGCTGATGGAGGAGTTCGCGGTCTCGCGGGCGACCGTTCGCAAGGCCCTGGAGAACCTGACCCAGGAAGGATTGATCGAACGATCGGCCGGCCGCGGGACGCGGCGTTTGCAGCCTCCGGGCCAGGCGGGGCAGCAGGCCTCGCCCGCCCACCGGATGGCGGGCCTGCTGGACAACATCATCGCCGCCAGCCTCGACACGACGGTCAAGGTCATCGAGCACGAGTACGTCCCCGCGACCGGACCGGTGGCGCAGATGCTGCAGATCGAGCCACGCAGCCAGGTGCTGCGGGCGGTGCGGGTGCGCAGCACCAAGGCGGGGCCCGTGTCGTTCATCACGACCTGGGTGCCGCGCGAGTTCGCCCATAACCTCGGGCGCCGGCAGCTCGGGCGCAAGGCCATGCTGGTGCTGATCGAGGAATCGGGCGTGGAGATCGGCCGGGCCCGGCAAAGCATTTCCGCGCGCCAGGCCGATGCCAACGTGGCGGCCCTGCTGGGCCTGCCGCTGGGAGCGGCCCTGCTGTCGGTCAGCCGCGTGGTCTACGACGTGAAGGATCGCCCGGTGCTCTGGCTGCAGGGCCTGTATTGCCCTGACCGCTACGAGTACGAGATGGAGCTGTCGCGGGTGGGCAACATCGATGCCAAGGTCTGGGTCAGCAAGGATTTCAACGCCTACATGCGCTGA
- a CDS encoding aspartate/glutamate racemase family protein → MAVEYAPKGLIGLLTPQANTTVEPEYFILLPAGYAHINARLMSDKSTIEARLVDYVDRLDTACDQFANAPIKAVAVGCTGASYLVGREREEQVLAGIERERGVPAFTAATAVVASLKQLGARRIALASPYPAELTAASKAYWESQGFTVSRVASAAMDHTQFHPIYSMKADAAGALLDDLARDDTDAILMLGTGMPTLAPLLAANARSRVPVLSCMLCLAWMGVSAVDGRPAPLEPWLRGDHWRERLARQQP, encoded by the coding sequence ATGGCCGTCGAATACGCACCCAAGGGGCTCATCGGCCTGCTGACCCCGCAGGCCAACACCACGGTCGAACCGGAATACTTCATCCTGCTTCCGGCCGGCTACGCCCACATCAATGCCCGCTTGATGAGCGACAAGTCCACCATCGAGGCGCGGCTGGTCGATTACGTGGACAGGCTGGACACCGCCTGCGACCAGTTCGCCAATGCGCCCATCAAGGCGGTCGCGGTGGGCTGCACCGGCGCCTCCTACCTGGTGGGCCGCGAACGCGAGGAACAGGTGCTGGCGGGCATCGAGCGCGAGCGCGGCGTGCCGGCCTTCACCGCGGCCACCGCGGTGGTCGCCTCGTTGAAGCAGCTGGGCGCCCGCCGGATCGCGCTGGCCTCGCCCTATCCCGCCGAACTGACCGCCGCCAGCAAGGCCTATTGGGAATCCCAGGGCTTCACGGTATCGCGGGTGGCGTCGGCGGCCATGGACCACACGCAGTTCCATCCCATCTATTCGATGAAGGCGGACGCCGCCGGCGCGCTGCTGGACGACCTGGCCCGCGACGACACCGACGCCATCCTGATGCTGGGCACGGGCATGCCCACGCTGGCCCCGCTGCTGGCGGCGAATGCCCGGTCGCGCGTGCCGGTGCTGTCGTGCATGCTGTGCCTGGCCTGGATGGGCGTCTCGGCCGTGGACGGCCGGCCCGCGCCGCTGGAGCCCTGGCTGCGGGGCGACCACTGGCGCGAACGCCTCGCGCGGCAGCAACCCTAG
- a CDS encoding NAD(P)/FAD-dependent oxidoreductase, with protein sequence MSTGTPEQVIIVGGGPVGLVAAMRLGHYGIPVVVVEAEEQVSRALKASTFHPPTLEMLDEYGITPGLIEAGLVAPTWQVRMHETGEFAEFDLSALKDETAHPYRLQTEQWKLSELLLAHIREKLPAVRVLMGHPCVAVSQDEDSVRVTVETPGGERQELTGRYLIAADGARSTVRTALDLSFEGHTFPETTVLATTRFPFHEHIPTLSYINYCWASTGTFSLLRLPGLWRVSLYPWEGESIDDALQPESIQRKLQHVLPREQAYDVMEIRPYRIHQRVVNNYVNGRIVLAGDAAHINSPSGGMGMNGGIHDAFNLTDKLRRIYAGESDALLGQYERQRRPIAIKHVLQQSGRNRARMQERGEAQRRATLEDLKRKADDPRLAREYLLETSMILSLREAAAIE encoded by the coding sequence GTGAGCACCGGGACCCCCGAGCAGGTCATTATTGTAGGCGGCGGCCCCGTGGGCCTGGTCGCGGCGATGCGGCTGGGCCATTACGGCATTCCGGTCGTGGTCGTGGAAGCCGAGGAACAGGTGTCGCGGGCCTTGAAGGCCTCCACCTTCCATCCTCCCACGCTGGAAATGCTGGACGAATACGGTATCACGCCCGGGCTGATCGAAGCCGGGCTGGTCGCCCCCACCTGGCAGGTGCGCATGCACGAGACGGGCGAGTTCGCCGAATTCGACCTGTCGGCGCTCAAGGACGAGACCGCCCACCCTTATCGCCTGCAGACCGAGCAGTGGAAACTGTCCGAGCTGCTGCTGGCCCACATCCGGGAAAAGCTGCCGGCGGTGCGGGTGCTGATGGGGCATCCCTGCGTGGCGGTGTCGCAGGACGAGGATTCGGTCCGTGTCACGGTGGAGACGCCCGGCGGCGAGCGCCAGGAACTGACGGGGCGCTACCTGATCGCGGCCGATGGTGCCCGCAGCACGGTGCGCACGGCGCTGGACCTGAGCTTCGAGGGGCATACCTTTCCCGAGACCACGGTGCTGGCCACCACCCGGTTTCCGTTCCACGAGCACATTCCCACGCTGTCCTACATCAACTACTGCTGGGCTTCGACCGGCACCTTCAGCCTGTTGCGGCTGCCTGGCCTGTGGCGGGTCAGCCTGTATCCCTGGGAAGGCGAGTCCATCGACGATGCCCTCCAGCCCGAATCCATCCAGAGAAAGCTCCAGCACGTCCTGCCGCGAGAACAGGCCTACGACGTGATGGAGATCCGGCCCTACCGCATCCACCAGCGGGTCGTGAACAACTATGTCAACGGCCGTATCGTACTGGCCGGCGATGCCGCCCACATCAACAGTCCCAGCGGCGGCATGGGCATGAACGGCGGCATCCACGACGCCTTCAACCTCACGGACAAGCTGCGCCGCATCTACGCGGGCGAAAGCGATGCGCTGCTGGGCCAGTACGAGCGCCAGCGGCGCCCGATCGCCATCAAGCACGTGCTGCAGCAGTCGGGCCGCAACCGCGCCCGCATGCAGGAGCGCGGGGAAGCGCAGCGCCGCGCGACGCTGGAGGACTTGAAGCGCAAGGCGGACGATCCTCGCCTCGCCCGCGAGTACCTGCTTGAAACATCGATGATCCTGAGCCTGCGCGAAGCGGCCGCGATCGAGTAG